The Dehalococcoidia bacterium genome includes a window with the following:
- the cmk gene encoding (d)CMP kinase translates to MTDSHSGTDPRDQRPAAAGLIAIDGPVASGKTAVGLRLARELGYRLVDTGMMYRAITYLVLKHGLDPKDEAGVISLAEKADIELGQPTDDDLATVKAEGEDITRLLRTPEVDRTVSVVSRIPGVRRAMVQRQRALAAEGRIIMLGRDIGTVVLPDAPVKIYLDASAGERARRRYLELKEAGNERPLEEIREELENRDRMDMNRHASPLRPAPDAVVIATDDLTLDEVVAKVREVAGIRP, encoded by the coding sequence TTGACTGACTCACACTCCGGCACAGATCCCCGAGACCAGAGGCCCGCGGCAGCGGGCCTTATCGCAATCGATGGCCCGGTGGCGTCCGGCAAGACGGCAGTGGGCCTGCGCCTGGCCCGCGAACTAGGCTACCGTCTCGTCGATACCGGCATGATGTACCGGGCAATCACATACCTCGTCCTCAAGCACGGGCTCGACCCTAAGGACGAGGCAGGAGTCATCTCCCTGGCCGAGAAAGCGGACATAGAGCTGGGCCAGCCCACGGATGACGACCTCGCCACCGTGAAGGCGGAGGGCGAGGACATCACGCGCCTCCTGCGCACGCCGGAGGTCGACCGCACGGTGTCGGTGGTATCTCGCATCCCCGGGGTGCGCCGGGCGATGGTGCAGCGGCAGCGCGCTCTGGCGGCGGAGGGCCGCATCATAATGCTTGGGCGCGACATTGGCACCGTTGTCCTGCCGGATGCTCCCGTCAAGATCTACTTGGACGCCTCGGCGGGCGAGCGGGCGCGGCGGCGCTACCTGGAGCTGAAGGAGGCCGGCAACGAGAGGCCGTTGGAGGAGATCCGCGAGGAGCTGGAGAACCGCGACCGCATGGACATGAACCGCCACGCCTCGCCCCTGCGCCCTGCTCCCGACGCGGTTGTCATCGCCACGGACGACCTCACGCTGGACGAGGTCGTCGCGAAGGTCCGAGAGGTCGCCGGCATACGACCATGA
- a CDS encoding lysophospholipid acyltransferase family protein, whose product MAWFYWLVTYFVRWFLMPLYATIEVRGVENVPRTGPLLIASNHLNDADPGVLATRIPRRLVFMAKAELFRIPVLAQALRLYGAFPVRRREADLSALRRSHETLRRGLALVLFPEGTRAGEAARLGPAWPGAGLIALRNNALILPCAITGSQDMGMPGMFLRVLRRRRVTLTIGEPFRLDPVPRINTEASAAGADLIMRRIAALLPPEYRGYYGEEAGAGEHAARGQT is encoded by the coding sequence ATGGCCTGGTTCTACTGGCTCGTTACTTACTTCGTCCGCTGGTTCCTCATGCCTCTGTACGCGACCATCGAAGTGCGCGGGGTAGAGAATGTGCCGCGAACGGGCCCGCTACTCATCGCCTCCAACCACCTGAATGACGCCGACCCGGGCGTGCTGGCGACGCGCATCCCCAGACGCTTGGTGTTCATGGCGAAGGCGGAGCTCTTCCGGATCCCCGTGCTCGCGCAGGCCCTGCGCCTCTACGGCGCCTTCCCCGTGCGGAGACGCGAGGCCGACCTCTCAGCGCTCCGGCGCTCGCACGAGACTCTGAGGCGTGGCCTGGCCCTGGTACTGTTCCCGGAGGGCACGCGCGCCGGTGAGGCAGCTCGTCTCGGGCCCGCCTGGCCGGGGGCCGGCCTCATTGCCCTGCGCAACAATGCCCTCATCCTGCCCTGCGCCATCACGGGCAGCCAGGACATGGGGATGCCCGGGATGTTCCTGCGGGTGCTCAGGCGCCGCAGGGTCACCCTCACGATCGGCGAGCCATTTCGTCTCGACCCCGTGCCACGGATCAATACGGAGGCGTCCGCTGCCGGGGCGGACCTGATCATGCGGCGTATAGCCGCGCTTCTGCCTCCCGAGTACCGGGGATATTATGGAGAGGAAGCGGGGGCCGGTGAGCACGCGGCCCGGGGCCAGACATGA
- a CDS encoding PIG-L deacetylase family protein, which translates to MTSNLEGLARVPQQEPTLDGVKRALVIAAHPDDADFGAAGTAHLWSRQGWEFYYLVCTDGSKGSDDPSLTPADLVRLRRAEQREAAKFLGVKDVFFLDYVDGELRPSRSFLGDVVRHIRMIRPHAVFTHDPEAVIVRESFVNHSDHRATGLTAVDAVYPAARDRLNFPEHIEQGLQPHKVSEIYIWGSEKATFQVDITDVIEKKAQALLLHKTQFQEDFVRSALNIWRTPEGRYIESFRRVQMWF; encoded by the coding sequence TTGACATCGAACCTGGAAGGGCTGGCGCGCGTGCCGCAGCAAGAGCCAACGCTGGACGGCGTAAAGCGCGCGCTTGTCATCGCGGCCCACCCGGACGACGCCGACTTCGGCGCAGCCGGCACGGCGCACCTGTGGTCGCGACAGGGCTGGGAGTTCTATTACCTGGTCTGCACCGACGGCTCCAAGGGTTCGGACGACCCCTCGCTGACGCCGGCCGACCTCGTGCGCCTGCGCCGCGCGGAGCAGCGGGAGGCGGCGAAGTTTCTCGGCGTGAAGGACGTCTTCTTCCTCGACTATGTGGACGGCGAGCTCAGGCCGTCGCGCTCGTTTCTCGGCGACGTGGTTCGTCACATCCGCATGATCCGTCCCCACGCCGTGTTCACGCATGACCCCGAGGCAGTGATCGTGCGGGAGTCCTTCGTCAACCACTCAGACCACCGCGCAACCGGCCTGACGGCTGTCGACGCCGTCTATCCGGCGGCAAGGGATCGCCTCAACTTTCCGGAGCACATCGAGCAAGGGCTGCAGCCGCACAAGGTCAGCGAGATCTACATCTGGGGGTCCGAGAAGGCGACGTTTCAGGTAGACATCACGGATGTCATCGAGAAGAAAGCGCAGGCCTTGCTGCTCCACAAGACCCAGTTCCAGGAGGACTTCGTCCGAAGCGCCCTGAACATATGGCGGACGCCAGAAGGACGCTACATCGAGTCCTTCCGGCGCGTACAGATGTGGTTCTAG
- the ispH gene encoding 4-hydroxy-3-methylbut-2-enyl diphosphate reductase, translating to MKILRAREMGFCFGVRRAVEMMEEAVAERGQMVSLGSVVHNPQVVEKLRSQGLEVITDVSEARDKPVAITAHGVARNVIEGLEQAGVEIFDTTCPIVTRSQQWAKKLTDEGYGLVVFGDPNHKEMRGVLGWANGKVLVVPAHQEPGELPADFPSRIGVLSQTTETEQRFSSFVKKLFETNMERISELRVINTLCHATTSQQAATMELAGQVDLMIVVGGRESANTRHLADVSRECGVETYHIERADEIEPEWLRGRAAVGVTAGASTPDYAIEEVVARLEALASAPAASP from the coding sequence ATGAAAATCCTACGCGCGAGAGAGATGGGTTTTTGCTTCGGCGTCCGCCGCGCCGTCGAGATGATGGAGGAGGCGGTCGCGGAGCGGGGCCAGATGGTCAGCCTCGGGTCGGTGGTGCACAACCCCCAGGTCGTCGAGAAACTGCGCTCGCAGGGCCTCGAGGTGATCACAGACGTCTCCGAGGCGCGCGACAAGCCCGTCGCGATCACGGCCCACGGCGTGGCCCGCAACGTGATCGAGGGACTGGAACAGGCCGGTGTCGAGATCTTCGACACCACGTGTCCCATCGTCACCCGCTCCCAGCAGTGGGCGAAGAAGCTGACGGACGAGGGCTATGGCCTGGTGGTATTCGGGGACCCGAACCACAAAGAGATGCGTGGCGTCCTTGGCTGGGCGAACGGCAAGGTGCTGGTGGTGCCCGCGCACCAGGAGCCGGGCGAGCTGCCCGCGGACTTCCCGTCCCGCATCGGGGTCCTCTCGCAGACCACGGAGACGGAGCAGCGCTTCAGCAGCTTCGTGAAAAAGCTGTTCGAGACGAACATGGAGCGCATCTCCGAATTGCGGGTCATCAACACCCTCTGTCACGCCACGACGTCGCAGCAAGCGGCGACCATGGAGCTGGCGGGGCAGGTTGACCTCATGATCGTCGTCGGCGGGCGCGAAAGCGCGAACACCCGCCATCTGGCCGACGTTTCTCGCGAGTGCGGCGTGGAGACCTACCACATCGAACGCGCCGATGAGATCGAGCCGGAGTGGCTGCGCGGCCGCGCGGCCGTCGGCGTGACCGCGGGCGCCTCCACGCCCGACTACGCGATCGAGGAAGTGGTGGCGAGGCTGGAGGCGCTGGCCTCGGCGCCTGCGGCATCGCCCTGA
- a CDS encoding NUDIX hydrolase, protein MSGEPAGPGASYCINCGARLETREAFGKQRLVCPDCGHVHFDDPKVAVGVVVEMDGGILLARRNHEPQIGRWSFPSGFVDAGEVLEEAAAREVQEETGVEVTIDRLLGVYSARGERTIFVAYAGHASGGRLECGDECLEVAVFPPDALPELAFPHDAAILDAWARGRA, encoded by the coding sequence ATGAGCGGCGAACCGGCAGGGCCGGGCGCGTCCTACTGCATCAATTGCGGCGCCCGGCTGGAGACGAGGGAGGCCTTCGGGAAGCAGCGCCTCGTCTGCCCCGACTGCGGCCATGTGCACTTCGATGACCCCAAGGTTGCCGTCGGCGTGGTAGTGGAGATGGACGGCGGCATTCTGCTGGCGCGCCGCAATCATGAGCCGCAAATCGGGCGCTGGTCCTTCCCCTCGGGCTTTGTCGACGCAGGGGAAGTGCTGGAGGAGGCGGCGGCGCGCGAGGTACAGGAGGAGACCGGCGTCGAGGTCACGATTGACCGCCTTCTCGGCGTGTACTCCGCCCGCGGTGAGCGCACGATTTTCGTCGCCTACGCCGGCCACGCCAGCGGCGGCCGCCTGGAGTGCGGCGACGAGTGCCTCGAGGTGGCCGTATTCCCGCCCGATGCCCTGCCGGAGCTGGCCTTCCCCCACGACGCGGCCATCCTCGACGCCTGGGCCAGGGGCCGGGCGTGA